One stretch of Pyrenophora tritici-repentis strain M4 chromosome 4, whole genome shotgun sequence DNA includes these proteins:
- a CDS encoding inorganic phosphate transporter 1-6 /Pi cotransporter, whose protein sequence is MAAKTAGGNSAFHNFNNDFAHIEDPNERRRLALAEIDKAPFGWYHVRAILVAGTGFFTDSYDIFCVSLLTVMLGIVYKQDHKGTLTTPQDTAIKLATSAGTVIGQVGFGTLADIVGRKKMYGLELILIIVATLAQSLTGPGPGTSVVGLIIFWRVLMGIGIGGDYPLSSIITSEFATTKWRGAMMGAVFAMQGFGQLGGALVMLCLVSGFKAKLEPATGYDTCKGDCQIAVDKMWRALIGLGIVPACIALYYRLTIPETPRYTFDVARDVEKANEDTKQYLSGKHGEGHPDEITQVAARQQSSAKLDVPKASFKDFFRFYGKLRNGKILFGTAMSWLLLDVAFYGLGLNASTVLQAIGYANGANLHDKLYNLAAGNAILVCAGAIPGYWLAVATIDTIGRKPLQLIGFTILTILFVIWGFAYKHLSSHAMLAIYVLIQLFFNWGPNSTTFIVPGECFPTRYRSTSHGISAGSGKIGSIIAQGAISPLRTRGHPTKLNPSPWLNHVMQIFSAFMFAGIFTTLLIPETKRRTLEDLAQDWDMGDESITGAEHARKVDSIDEVGVTEIKGQV, encoded by the exons ATGGCTGCTAAGACGGCTGGCGGCAATTCCGCGTTCCACAACTTCAATAA TGACTTTGCGCACATCGAAGACCCCAATGAACGACGCCGACTTGCCCTCGCAGAAATTGACAAGGCACCATTTGGATGGTATCACGTGCGTGCAATTTTAGTTGCCGGAACTGGCTTCTTCACAGATTCGTACGATATATTCTGTGTCTCACTCTTGACCGTCATGCTGGGAATTGTCTACAAGCAAGACCACAAGGGCACACTCACAACTCCCCAAGATACGGCTATCAAGCTGGCAACGTCGGCTGGTACCGTTATCGGACAAGTCGGTTTCGGTACGCTCGCCGATATCGTTGGACGTAAGAAGATGTACGGACTGGAGTTGATCTTGATCATCGTCGCGACGCTCGCGCAGTCGCTGACTGGTCCCGGTCCTGGCACTTCGGTTGTTGgcctcatcatcttctggCGTGTGCTCATGGGTATTG GTATCGGCGGTGACTACCCTCTCTCTTCCATTATTACCTCCGAGTTCGCAACCACCAAGTGGCGCGGTGCCATGATGGGTGCCGTTTTTGCCATGCAAGGTTTCGGTCAGCTCGGCGGTGCGCTCGTCATGCTGTGTCTGGTCTCTGGTTTTAAGGCCAAGCTCGAGCCTGCCACCGGTTACGATACCTGCAAGGGTGACTGCCAGATTGCTGTTGACAAGATGTGGCGTGCTCTGATCGGTCTCGGAATCGTCCCAGCCTGCATTGCCCTGTACTACCGTCTCACTATTCCAGAGACACCTCGTTACACTTTTGATGTCGCCCGTGACGTCGAGAAGGCAAACGAAGACACAAAGCAGTACCTTTCCGGCAAGCACGGCGAGGGTCATCCGGATGAGATTACTCAAGTTGCAGCCCGCCAGCAATCCTCCGCTAAGCTCGACGTTCCCAAGGCTTCCTTCAAGGATTTCTTCAGGTTTTACGGCAAGCTTCGCAACGGCAAGATTCTGTTCGGAACTGCCATGTCATGGCTCTTGCTTGATGTCGCCTTCTACGGCCTCGGTCTCAATGCCTCTACTGTCCTGCAAGCTATCGGTTACGCCAACGGCGCAAACCTACACGATAAGCTCTACAACTTGGCTGCCGGCAACGCTATTCTTGTCTGCGCTGGTGCGATTCCCGGATACTGGCTTGCTGTTGCTACCATTGACACCATCGGACGCAAACCCCTCCAGCTTATTGGCTTCACCATTCTTACCATTCTCTTCGTCATTTGG GGTTTCGCCTACAAGCACCTCAGCTCCCACGCCATGTTGGCTATCTACGTCCTCATCCAACTCTTCTTCAACTGGGGCCCCAACAGCACCACCTTCATCGTCCCCGGAGAGTGCTTCCCTACGCGCTACCGCTCTACCTCACACGGTATCTCTGCTGGTTCAGGAAAGATTGGCTCCATTATCGCACAGGGAGCCATCTCTCCTCTCCGTACCCGTGGACATCCCACCAAGCTCAACCCCAGCCCTTGGCTCAACCACGTCATGCAGATCTTCTCTGCCTTCATGTTCGCCGGTATCTTCACCACGCTTCTCATTCCTGAGACCAAGCGCAGAACGCTCGAGGACTTGGCGCAAGACTGGGACATGGGTGACGAGAGCATTACCGGTGCCGAGCATGCTCGAAAGGTTGATAGTATCGACGAAGTTGGCGTCACTGAGATCAAAGGCCAGGTTTGA
- a CDS encoding DesA, Fatty acid desaturase produces the protein MRSSVSTATVPSKEPTPRGFTVKAEKQDEPIGENEHDHFFWTYTEEPHRTRRMAIIKAHPEVTKLCGPEPLTKYVVLLVVSIQVLCAYLLRDTPVISWPFFLTAYVIGATANQNLFLAIHEISHNLAFRSPLANRVFAVFANLPIGIPYSASFRPYHLTHHKSLGVNGLDTDLPTAFEAIFLDSVAGKAFFATFQILFYALRPMFVYSLPMTKIHLFNVVVQLAFDYALVQFAGGRALGYLIMSSFLAGSLHPCAGHFIAEHYVFEKPNKDASNSVNKIPLPETYSYYGPLNFFTYNVGLHNEHHDFPAIPWTRLHALNRIANDFYKDLPQHKSWVYVLYQFIWDKDISLWCRVKREEGGRKVGAGSGWNEEELGSNEKKGPIPGVR, from the exons ATGCGGTCTTCAGTCTCTACTGCTACAGTGCCGTCAAAGGAGCCTACCCCTCGAGGTTTTACTGTAAAGGCAGAAAAGCAGGATGAGCCGATTGGAGAGAATGAACACGACCACTTTTTCTGGACATACACCGAAGAGCCGCACAGGACACGGCGAATGGCCATTATCAAGGCACACCCAGAG GTAACGAAACTCTGTGGTCCCGAACCTCTTACCAAATACGTCGTTCTGCTCGTTGTATCGATACAAGTCCTTTGCGCATACCTCCTTCGCGATACGCCAGTGATTTCATGGCCTTTCTTCCTCACCGCATACGTAATCGGTGCTACGGCGAACCAGAACCTCTTCCTCGCCATTCACGAGATCTCACACAACCTTGCATTCCGATCGCCACTGGCAAACAGAGTCTTTGCCGTCTTCGCGAATTTGCCTATTGGTATCCCGTACAGCGCCTCTTTCAGGCCCTACCACCTGACACACCACAAGTCGCTAGGTGTCAACGGCTTGGATACTGACCTGCCGACTGCATTCGAGGCCATCTTTCTCGACTCGGTTGCTGGCAAGGCCTTCTTTGCGACATTCCAGATCCTCTTCTACGCTCTCCGACCCATGTTCGTCTACAGCCTACCAATGACCAAGATCCACCTCTTCAATGTCGTGGTACAATTGGCCTTTGACTACGCACTCGTCCAGTTTGCAGGAGGAAGGGCATTAGGATACCTGATCATGAGCAGCTTCCTTGCGGGCTCGCTCCACCCCTGCGCAGGTCATTTCATCGCTGAGCACTACGTTTTCGAGAAGCCGAACAAAGACGCGTCAAACTCTGTCAACAAGATCCCGCTCCCTGAGACGTATTCGTACTACGGCCCCCTTAACTTCTTCACGTACAATGTCGGCCTGCACAACGAGCATCACGATTTCCCCGCCATCCCTTGGACCCGTCTCCATGCTCTCAACAGAATTGCGAATGACTTCTACAAGGACTTGCCACAGCATAAGAGTTGGGTATACGTATTGTATCAGTTCATCTGGGATAAGGATATCAGCCTCTGGTGCCGTGTAAAGCGCGAAGAGGGCGGACGCAAGGTTGGCGCTGGGAGTGGCTGGAACGAAGAGGAGCTGGGCTCCAATGAGAAGAAGGGCCCCATTCCGGGTGTTCGATAA